A genome region from Neisseria meningitidis includes the following:
- a CDS encoding DUF456 domain-containing protein, which translates to MIVLTVILALALIAVGTAGIVYPALPGLALMFAGTWLLAYSGGYQIYGAGVLWTVGLISLAGILADYVAGIWGTKYTGAGRLAVRGAFIGSIIGIFFSLPGLILGPFIGAAAGELIDRRNMLQAGKAGLGTLLGLVIGTAFKIGCAVSILFILLVKYIAYLF; encoded by the coding sequence ATGATCGTACTGACCGTCATCCTCGCCCTCGCCCTGATAGCCGTCGGTACGGCGGGCATCGTTTACCCCGCCCTGCCCGGATTGGCATTGATGTTTGCCGGAACATGGCTGCTCGCCTACTCCGGCGGCTACCAAATCTACGGCGCAGGTGTTTTGTGGACGGTCGGACTCATCAGCCTTGCCGGCATACTGGCGGACTATGTGGCAGGCATATGGGGGACAAAATATACCGGAGCGGGCAGGCTCGCCGTTCGCGGTGCTTTTATCGGCAGCATCATCGGCATATTTTTCTCCCTTCCCGGACTAATACTCGGCCCCTTTATCGGCGCGGCGGCAGGCGAACTCATCGACAGACGCAATATGCTTCAGGCAGGGAAAGCGGGCTTGGGTACACTGTTGGGACTTGTCATCGGCACGGCATTCAAAATCGGCTGCGCCGTATCCATCTTGTTTATCCTGTTGGTGAAATACATCGCCTACCTGTTTTAA
- the rlmB gene encoding 23S rRNA (guanosine(2251)-2'-O)-methyltransferase RlmB has protein sequence MANQRPIYGFHAVNARLWQNPKSIVELYIQEGKSDARTREVLEKAANENIRVYFADADRLNAISKGARHQGVVGFIDASKNHVHLEDVLENLSEPPLLLILDGITDPHNLGACLRTADAMGVHAVIAPKDKSAGLNATVSKVASGAAETVPYITVTNLARTLRELKEYGIWIIGTDMGGNADLYHCDLPDSAAWVMGNEGDGMRRLTREHCDMLVSIPMFGTVESMNVSVSAGMVLSETRRQRVLKNEKA, from the coding sequence ATGGCAAACCAAAGACCCATCTACGGCTTTCACGCCGTCAACGCCCGATTGTGGCAAAACCCTAAATCCATCGTCGAACTCTACATCCAAGAAGGCAAATCAGACGCACGCACGCGCGAAGTGTTGGAAAAGGCGGCAAACGAAAACATCCGCGTATATTTTGCCGATGCCGACCGCCTCAACGCCATCAGCAAAGGCGCGCGCCATCAGGGCGTGGTCGGATTTATCGATGCCTCCAAAAACCACGTCCACCTCGAAGACGTATTGGAAAACCTCAGCGAACCGCCGCTGTTGCTGATACTCGACGGCATCACCGATCCGCACAACCTCGGCGCGTGCCTGCGTACCGCCGACGCAATGGGCGTACACGCCGTCATCGCACCGAAAGACAAAAGCGCGGGGCTGAACGCCACCGTCAGCAAAGTCGCCAGCGGCGCGGCGGAAACCGTCCCCTACATCACCGTAACCAACCTCGCCCGCACCCTGCGCGAGCTGAAAGAATACGGCATTTGGATTATCGGCACCGATATGGGCGGCAACGCCGACCTTTACCATTGCGATCTGCCCGACAGCGCGGCATGGGTGATGGGCAACGAAGGCGACGGTATGCGCCGCCTGACACGCGAACATTGCGACATGCTGGTGTCCATACCCATGTTCGGCACGGTCGAAAGCATGAACGTCTCCGTGTCCGCAGGAATGGTATTAAGTGAAACCCGCCGGCAGCGCGTATTAAAAAACGAAAAAGCGTAA